From Salvia splendens isolate huo1 chromosome 16, SspV2, whole genome shotgun sequence, a single genomic window includes:
- the LOC121770663 gene encoding uncharacterized protein LOC121770663 isoform X2: MSQLSEQHASDHAKGIEVFVGGLPRTIDEEKIRQAFSDCGEIVEVRMIKDQKGYSKGFCFVRFSTKESAARAVKEKTGILLDGKKIGVLPSSEQETLYFGNLNKAWTADEFKRMVLQIFPDIESVDLSMSNDAPGQKPRNRGFAFVKFSSHAAASRSLRVGSQPEFRLGSVHPIVQWAEDSEIDAKELAKVKVAFVRNLPADAEEKYLSQLFDPYGKVERVVVSKKGSSSVGFVHFTERSDLERAVDELNGKTVRGPREGQEYVIQVEVARPMEKSKKRVREYPENTSSISDQSKILRSSIHNSHISRELEPADPYEDAVIALPLAVKERLLRILRLGIATRFDIDVNSLRTLKQLPEPIAISVLDQFMISGSASHNKSAYLAAVISEHLVDKVGPDQSLVSLLRAEDATRSEYKSFNLSNHLSSPVGSFTSHVDTTARHNIYHSSQHPDYPLSSRAMLRRAKQRGRSPYESESIPIPRTIRDEGSRSRYVPETIPIPRTILEEGSSSRFEVTPPHPRSYGRVAIQTAERHLSPPQAAPSSSYARLDPSLISDVRGGSRQQASRPQMRFDPYTGEPYKFDPFTGEPIVHPGNPEHHF, translated from the exons ATGAGCCAGCTGTCCGAGCAACACGCAAGCGATCATG CAAAAGGGATTGAGGTTTTTGTTGGtgggttgcctcggaccatcGATGAAGAGAAAATTCGCCAG GCATTTTCCGATTGCGGTGAAATAGTTGAAGTTCGCATGATAAAGGACCAGAAAGGCTATTCGAAG GGATTCTgctttgtgagattttcgacgAAAGAATCCGCAGCAAGAGCTGTGAAGGAAAAAACTGGAATATTG CTAGATGGGAAGAAGATTGGAGTGCTTCCATCAAGTGAGCAAGAGACTCTATACTTCGGAAATTTGAACAAAG CTTGGACTGCCGATGAATTTAAGAGAATGGTGCTGCAG ATTTTCCCAGATATTGAATCCGTTGATCTTTCAATGAGTAATGACGCACCAGGTCAAAAGCCGCGAAACCGTGGTTTTGCCTTCGTCAAGTTTTCCTCTCATGCT GCTGCTTCACGCTCTCTACGAGTGGGCTCTCAACCAGAGTTTCGTCTTGGAAGTGTGCACCCAATTGTTCAGTGGGCAGAAGACTCTGAAATTGATGCAAAAGAACTTGCTAAG GTGAAAGTAGCCTTTGTGAGAAATTTGCCTGCTGATGCCGAGGAGAAATATTTAAGTCAATTATTTGACCCCTACGGGAAG GTTGAGAGAGTGGTGGTGTCCAAAAAAGGTAGCTCATCTGTTGGGTTTGTTCATTTCACTGAGAGATCG GATCTTGAGAGAGCCGTCGATGAACTGAACGGGAAAACAGTCAGAGGACCTAGGGAAGGCCAAGAGTATGTAATCCAG GTTGAAGTTGCGAGACCTATGGAGAAAAGCAAGAAGCGAGTTCGTGAGTATCCAGAAAATACTTCTTCTATTTCTGACCAATCTAAAATATTAAGATCAAGTATCCATAATTCCCACATCTCGAGG GAATTGGAGCCTGCTGATCCTTACGAGGATGCCGTAATAGCGTTGCCTTTAGCTGTTAAAGAGCGGTTGCTTCGAATCCTACGACTTGGAATTGCCACCAGATTTGAT ATTGATGTCAACAGTTTACGCACTCTCAAGCAATTACCCGAGCCTATTGCTATATCCGTTCTTGACCAG TTTATGATATCAGGATCAGCTTCACACAATAAGTCAGCATACCTAGCTGCAGTGATCTCTGAA CACCTAGTCGATAAAGTGGGACCGGATCAGAGCTTGGTCAGTTTGTTGCGAGCTGAGGATGCTACTAGGAGCGAATACAAGTCATTCAACCTCTCGAATCATTTGTCATCCCCCGTTGGTTCCTTTACATCTCATGTAGACACTACAGCTAG GCATAACATTTACCATTCATCGCAACACCCGGATTATCCTTTATCTAGTCGAGCAATGTTAAGAAGAGCAAAACAGAGAGGCCGATCTCCGTATGAATCCGAGAGCATCCCGATTCCGAGAACAATACGGGATGAAGGAAGCCGATCTCGTTATGTGCCCGAGACCATCCCGATTCCAAGAACAATACTGGAGGAGGGAAGCAGTTCTCGGTTCGAGGTAACTCCACCACACCCCAGATCTTATGGCAGGGTAGCAATACAAACCGCGGAGCGACATCTATCTCCACCCCAAGCAGCACCAAGTTCATCTTATGCTAGATTAGATCCGAGTTTGATCTCCGACGTTAGAGGTGGTTCCAGACAGCAAGCGTCTCGACCTCAGATGAGATTCGATCCATACACTGGTGAGCCCTACAAGTTCGATCCTTTTACCGGGGAACCAATAGT
- the LOC121770663 gene encoding uncharacterized protein LOC121770663 isoform X1 codes for MSQLSEQHASDHAKGIEVFVGGLPRTIDEEKIRQAFSDCGEIVEVRMIKDQKGYSKGFCFVRFSTKESAARAVKEKTGILLDGKKIGVLPSSEQETLYFGNLNKGAAFIQYGDASTVWAWTADEFKRMVLQIFPDIESVDLSMSNDAPGQKPRNRGFAFVKFSSHAAASRSLRVGSQPEFRLGSVHPIVQWAEDSEIDAKELAKVKVAFVRNLPADAEEKYLSQLFDPYGKVERVVVSKKGSSSVGFVHFTERSDLERAVDELNGKTVRGPREGQEYVIQVEVARPMEKSKKRVREYPENTSSISDQSKILRSSIHNSHISRELEPADPYEDAVIALPLAVKERLLRILRLGIATRFDIDVNSLRTLKQLPEPIAISVLDQFMISGSASHNKSAYLAAVISEHLVDKVGPDQSLVSLLRAEDATRSEYKSFNLSNHLSSPVGSFTSHVDTTARHNIYHSSQHPDYPLSSRAMLRRAKQRGRSPYESESIPIPRTIRDEGSRSRYVPETIPIPRTILEEGSSSRFEVTPPHPRSYGRVAIQTAERHLSPPQAAPSSSYARLDPSLISDVRGGSRQQASRPQMRFDPYTGEPYKFDPFTGEPIVHPGNPEHHF; via the exons ATGAGCCAGCTGTCCGAGCAACACGCAAGCGATCATG CAAAAGGGATTGAGGTTTTTGTTGGtgggttgcctcggaccatcGATGAAGAGAAAATTCGCCAG GCATTTTCCGATTGCGGTGAAATAGTTGAAGTTCGCATGATAAAGGACCAGAAAGGCTATTCGAAG GGATTCTgctttgtgagattttcgacgAAAGAATCCGCAGCAAGAGCTGTGAAGGAAAAAACTGGAATATTG CTAGATGGGAAGAAGATTGGAGTGCTTCCATCAAGTGAGCAAGAGACTCTATACTTCGGAAATTTGAACAAAG GTGCTGCATTTATCCAGTATGGAGATGCATCCACTGTATGGG CTTGGACTGCCGATGAATTTAAGAGAATGGTGCTGCAG ATTTTCCCAGATATTGAATCCGTTGATCTTTCAATGAGTAATGACGCACCAGGTCAAAAGCCGCGAAACCGTGGTTTTGCCTTCGTCAAGTTTTCCTCTCATGCT GCTGCTTCACGCTCTCTACGAGTGGGCTCTCAACCAGAGTTTCGTCTTGGAAGTGTGCACCCAATTGTTCAGTGGGCAGAAGACTCTGAAATTGATGCAAAAGAACTTGCTAAG GTGAAAGTAGCCTTTGTGAGAAATTTGCCTGCTGATGCCGAGGAGAAATATTTAAGTCAATTATTTGACCCCTACGGGAAG GTTGAGAGAGTGGTGGTGTCCAAAAAAGGTAGCTCATCTGTTGGGTTTGTTCATTTCACTGAGAGATCG GATCTTGAGAGAGCCGTCGATGAACTGAACGGGAAAACAGTCAGAGGACCTAGGGAAGGCCAAGAGTATGTAATCCAG GTTGAAGTTGCGAGACCTATGGAGAAAAGCAAGAAGCGAGTTCGTGAGTATCCAGAAAATACTTCTTCTATTTCTGACCAATCTAAAATATTAAGATCAAGTATCCATAATTCCCACATCTCGAGG GAATTGGAGCCTGCTGATCCTTACGAGGATGCCGTAATAGCGTTGCCTTTAGCTGTTAAAGAGCGGTTGCTTCGAATCCTACGACTTGGAATTGCCACCAGATTTGAT ATTGATGTCAACAGTTTACGCACTCTCAAGCAATTACCCGAGCCTATTGCTATATCCGTTCTTGACCAG TTTATGATATCAGGATCAGCTTCACACAATAAGTCAGCATACCTAGCTGCAGTGATCTCTGAA CACCTAGTCGATAAAGTGGGACCGGATCAGAGCTTGGTCAGTTTGTTGCGAGCTGAGGATGCTACTAGGAGCGAATACAAGTCATTCAACCTCTCGAATCATTTGTCATCCCCCGTTGGTTCCTTTACATCTCATGTAGACACTACAGCTAG GCATAACATTTACCATTCATCGCAACACCCGGATTATCCTTTATCTAGTCGAGCAATGTTAAGAAGAGCAAAACAGAGAGGCCGATCTCCGTATGAATCCGAGAGCATCCCGATTCCGAGAACAATACGGGATGAAGGAAGCCGATCTCGTTATGTGCCCGAGACCATCCCGATTCCAAGAACAATACTGGAGGAGGGAAGCAGTTCTCGGTTCGAGGTAACTCCACCACACCCCAGATCTTATGGCAGGGTAGCAATACAAACCGCGGAGCGACATCTATCTCCACCCCAAGCAGCACCAAGTTCATCTTATGCTAGATTAGATCCGAGTTTGATCTCCGACGTTAGAGGTGGTTCCAGACAGCAAGCGTCTCGACCTCAGATGAGATTCGATCCATACACTGGTGAGCCCTACAAGTTCGATCCTTTTACCGGGGAACCAATAGT